Sequence from the Toxoplasma gondii ME49 chromosome Ib, whole genome shotgun sequence genome:
CACTCGGCTGTCTGCATGCCGCTGTAGGACTAGGGACTGTACGAGAAgctctcgtttctcgaaCTGTGACTCCCTAAGTATTCCTAGTCGTTTTTTGCAGTTTTTGTATGAATATGCAGGCGCTTCAGATACGCAGCGGAATTTAGCCTTCAGAAAATCTGTGTTCACGCCCTTCGCCTACGGCCGGTCCGCTGCATCGGCTGTAACCGATGGTGATTTCTCAGAAGCTTCTTCGTGGCCTCTCCCGAGTCTTAGCTCCAGGATATATCCTTTCCGTCCATCTGCATCACGTGCTGCACTGCCTGGAGAGGACATTTTCGTCATTGATGTCGTGGAAGAATCGGAAATCAAGAGCGTCGAGCTTCACACGGGTCGCCCCTACGATCTAGCAGTAGGGAAAAGCTGATAGCAGTCGGGACAGAAGTCGGCCTCTGAAGTTACTTGCTTCATCTGAAGTTCTTGTTAATGTCGGATCCTAGATGTGCTTGCCAACCGCCCCAGTAGTGACAAACTGCCTATGAACGGCATCTGACTTGTCTGTAAACGTATGAGGGAGGGCAAAGACTTAGGAAACGCAGTGCCTCTACATCCGGCAGCTTCGTCTTCACCGCATGCACTTGTTCTGCGAATGCAATTTAGTGTGGCAATCAAGGCAGGCGaagtcgatgcatgcacatgagCTCGAAACGTATCAAATTGCGAGTTCACCACCTCCAATTTATCTGcacgcttctctgttttgcACGGGGTTTCCTGCGCGCATTCAGGCTGTGGATGACGTGTCAGCTTGGTGCTGGGACAAAGAAGCATTGACGTGGAAAGGGATAGAATTTCACGACAAATTGACGGAGCCTGGCATGCTTCGGCTTGTTCTCACCAACACAGCCAAATCTTCCAAGATAGCCCTTCAAGTTTCTGGAGAGAACGATTCACCGGTGCTGATTCGCGAGGTTGTTCTGCGGGCAGACTCCACCCAAACAGGCACGCAGAAACACATACTTCAATTATGGGCAATGTGGAAAAACTTAAGGCGTGCGTGTGATGGTTGACGGACTCTCAAGTACATGCGGaccactgcatgcgtggaaGACGAACCCGAACTCGCTGAACCAGCAAGCGAATTGCTGTGACATGCCACGCATGTGATAGCTTACCAAAACATTATCTCGTCAACCGGCGCTGTTGTTCTTTGAATCGGCTTACACAAGGCGGTGtgttttcacttttttcctgcagctttcctgcttccctcgattgccttctcttctacGTTCAGGGTTCGTGACCTCAGTCGCACAGATTCTGCAGTCTCAGTTCGGTTTGAGCAGCAGGTGCCTACGGTTCTTTCCACCTGGTCCTATGGTTATCCGAGCCTCTCCTATTTGCCGAGTCGCACCTTCACGCTGTATCGGTATCTCAACGACCGCTGTCTGATGCGTCTGCTGACTTCCTGTCGCTTTTCATTTTCTCTGTCCGTGGCTGTTCCGTTCAGAACTCCCGTCGAAGGTTGCACAGCCTTGCCCGCCTGGAACGTACCAAGATGAGCAAAggcagactgcatgcaagcagtGCCCAGCAGGCCAGTTCTGTTCTTCGTTCAAAACAGAGACTCCAACGCCCTGCCCAGAGGGTCACTACTGCCCACCAGGAACGGTCTCTCCCCATTTATTTCCGTGTCCTCTCGGCACGTTCTCCAATAAACAGGGTGTGGCCCGAGTCGACGAGTGCCAGCCTTGTCCTGCAGGCAGCTACTGCGCGTCTAGGGGTTTGACGCGCCCAACGGGCCTTTGCGATGCGGTACGGTCGAACACAGATGTCGAAACAGGTCTAGGGATACAGGAACTCCTCATATACTCTATAAAGGCCTCAGAGATATTGTGCATACACATGTCTGTTCTTCCACGCTCAGATGGAGTTGCGTTGACTGGGAAAACGCCCACATCCGTGTAAATGCGCAGTCATTTTCAGGCATCCCAGAATCAGATCGAAAACAGCGGTGTCTACGCCGATGTTCAAGTCTTGCGTTCCAAACATGCACTGGATTAGCGGTAAAGATGAATGTTTACATATGTATCCTCGGGCAGACTCATGAACCatggacacacacacatggaTCACACTGTCCGGGATTTTCTTGTTTCGTTCCAcagatgtgtgtatgcgtTCGTCTCTCGGTCTGGACTCGTCTGTGTGTAGACTAGCGTGTAGCCTTgtgacagacacagacacactcgTCATGTTGTCCTGCCACCCCCATGCTTGTAGAAGCGATATCGAAGAAACAATGAATGTGGATGGAAGATTCTGGGTTTATTCCTCTTTCATTTCCAGGGCCATTTGTGCACTGGGAAGTCTTGGCTAGCAGCTCCGACCGTCACCTCTGTCAATCCCGACATCGTCGTGATGGAAGAAGGGCAACCAAGGCTTTTCTCAGGTTTCGGGATGCTCTGTCCAGTGGGTTTCTACTGCCTAGAGGGAGCACAGACACCGTCCGAATGCCCTGCGTACGTCGAATAAAAACCCACACTTCTGTTTTGAGAACTTCCAATGTGATCGGAGCCTTTAGTTTACCTGGGGGTAGCAGTCCATCTGATGGGCGTGTCTTCCCGCgcgtctttctgcttctgtgaAGCATAAGAGGATTTTGGGGGCGCTGCATGACTACAACGATCACGTCCTCTcgtacatacatacgcgCTCGAGTCAGCGCTCGTAGATGACCAGATGCACAAGCGTGCACATCCACTCGATTTTGgttctctttgtcttgcGAGTATCCCCAGAAGCCACCGTTGGCCTGAAGCAGTCTGTGCGCTTCTTTTGTTGCCTGTTTGCTtacacagaggaagacagacggcagcagcaggagcgatgagagaagaggaatGTGTTCCTTGCGAGCCGGGCTTCTACTGCCCGGAACCCGGCGTTTCGTTGCCTTGCGATGCGGGATACGTTTGCCTAGAGGGAGCGACAACGGCAACGCCTGCAGATACGACGACAGGAAAGCAATGTGACGCAGGTTTTTACTGTCCACAAGGCTCCTTCAGGATGCTTGTAAGCCAACAAAGTGGACAAATGATGTAAGGGTATATAGGAGTCCCCCGTACCCGTCTTGGACAGTTTAACCCATCATTCGCGTCCGGTTCTGTCCGACTTTTCaggcatgcatacacacgtGTCGGACAGTGTCGTATTGATTCTGGGGTCCCTTTTTCACCTTGAAGCGTTTCGGGCTCTGCCACCAACGCATCTTTAGTCGAGGTCGACACTCTCAGGCTCACCGCCTGTAAAGGAAGATGGTGTCGCCACTGGAGCAGAGTGTGAATTTGGAGATCAGGGAGTTCCTCACTTAGCTGGCTTACGGCATGCTCCACACTTACAGATGAATGCAATCATAGGCAACAAGGTACGCCCAGGTCACGCGGTTCTGCCCGTGATACGTACCCTTCATTTTCTGCCTTCACAGCCCTGTAGGCCCGGTACAACGAGCGCAGAGGGCGCCAGCTCTTGCACGCCATGTGAAGCAGGCAATTTCTGTCCATGGCCGGGGACGCCAtccggagacgcagacggcgTCAAACAATGCCCAGCTGGCCACGCCTGTCCGGCAGGAAGCAGTCGCCCCATACCTTGCCCTGTCGGCACCTTTCAGAATGACGCAGGTGCAGAAGAATGCAATCCCTGTCCGGAGGGCTTCTACTGCGGGGAAGGGGGTTTGACAGCGGCAACGAAGAAGTGCTTTGTAGGATTCGTCTGTGGAATGGGCGCCTCCACTCCATCAGACTGGGACAACGTTTACGGGGTCGACGGCGCCAGCAGCGGCCGGTGCCCTAAGGGCCACAAGTGCAGCACGGAGGGTGGGCTGCCTGTGGCTTGCGAACCTGGGACATATCAGGTGAGGTGAAATGTCGAAAAAGCGTGTGCCGATGTAGAGAGTCTGCATCCATGCACCTGAAGGAAACGATTTGGATGTTCAGGGTTTAGAGACACATGCCTCAGTTATCAAGTCTCTAGCCAGATTCTGTTGATTCATGCTTGCCATATCACTATTCATCCATTCACATCTGCAGAGTCAGTGGAAGCTATACACGCTGTACACGGACCATGACATTTACCGTAGTGATAATCTTTCTGTTGCTACTCTGTACGGAATATGTAGATCCATCTTTCCATACTAACAACAATGTACTCAGGGGTGGACGATTTGTACTTCCTGGCATACATTTTCTGCCACATCATTGCCAATGCCGTCTTGACGCGTGTTAACATTGGGTATGTAGACCATTTTACGCTTTCTTCGAAGTCGGAAAtccgcttttcttccttccagTCAAGCTGTAGAAAACCACATACATACTATAGGTTTGCTTAGCTACTGCCGTATACCTGCCAACCGGATTAGCTCTGTGTTTATCCCAGATTGACCGTCTTGATGACCACAGCTTCAAAATAAACTTGCACCATGTACAGTGGCGTCCAGTGTCTATTTGAGCAGGCAACACTCGCATACAAACTGTTCATATGCCATGATATTCTCACTGGTGGTCTCAGCCCCTGGCTTCCTATATGCGAATGCCGCTTGCCCTTGTGTACCGATTTCTTGCCACGATAGGACTCAACGGCATCCACCGAATGCAAGATTTGTCCTCCCGGCAAGTTCTGTAGCACTGCAGGCCTTCACGAGCCGTCTGGAGACTGCGAGGGTGGCTTCTTCTGCAAGGCTGGAGCAAAGACAGCTCGCCCAGCCACCGAGGCTGAGGGGGGGGGCATTTGCCCCGTTGGGTGGGTTTGTCCCCAAGGTTCTGCGGCGCCTCAGGGATGTCCGCCAGGACAGTACACTAACAGGAGGGGACAGGAAACCTGTCAGCTGTGTCCCGCGGGAAAGTTCTGTTTGAAGGCAGGCGACCCGCCTCAGGTCTGTACGAGCGGACATGTGAGTgcagggagaaacgaagtaGGAAAGAgtgaaggggagaagacgccaAGAGGCATACGGTTTCCGCTCATGTGCTTCTgtagagaaacagaagagtcGCGACTCCCGTGCACCGATCTTGAAAGCGTAAATAAGTGGAAACATAGAAAAGGCTTGCATGTGTGGTCAAGAAAAAGCTGGCCCGATAGTTCGACAGTTAATCCAACGACGGATGTGTGGGACGGTTCAATTCTCTGTGAGAGGAATAGTAAAGAGATGAAATCAAAAAGatagggaagaagagaaatagGCTCTGGCGAGGAGCGGCAAGCATATCACTGTTGTGGAAGATATCAGACTGCAGTGAGCGTGGTGTAGCTGCGATAGAATGATGTAGAGGTTTCGACTGAAACATCCACGGAATTAGGGGTTTCCAAGACATTGAAGACGCTGGCATGACAGTCAACTCGCCGAAGTGGCAACAGTTAAGAGAGATCCCGCGTCGCCGCCGTGGATTCTTTTCGTATTAAGATTTTCCTTTTCCGCCCGACGCTCAGTATCTCGGGAAAGAATCATGTCTCGTTCACAGGAGACTCTGTACACTGTTGCGTATGCACTAAATGACACCGCACCCTCTGATGCCACAACGGTTGTCTGCTTAAGCTCTGTTTCCACGTCCATCACCTCTGTGATTCAACTGGCCATGATGTCTCTGcatcgcttctcttcccctcagGTGTGCGACGGCGGGAGTGGAGTAGGAAACCTTTGCCCTGCTGGTTCATACTTCAAGATATCGAGCGAGGCCACGACCAAAGGATCTTGCTTTCCATGCACAGTCGGCCACTACTGCCGCGCGGGCCAGATTGCCGGACCCTGTGCACCGGGGTGGGTTTCTAGAGTCTGTAGAAATGCGCTGCGTAGCACATTCGTAAGGCTGCCAAGACTTGATATTCAGTGACACCCTTCATCACGACGTAGGTTGGTCTCTACGGAAGGTTTGGGAAAACGTGAGTTTGATATCGGGAACAGAAACGGCTGAACACAAACTCCGTGGGAAACTTCCGACACGAGTGGTCACGACGAAGCGATGGATGTTCGACATCTtttgtctcgctttctccatCTATGCTGATGGTTTCGTACGTTTTCTGCGTGATATTAAAGAGCCCTCGTTGCGAGCAACGCGTCTTCGCCTATCGACGTGATTTGTCAACCAGCGCACTGTCCCGCGACTCTGCACCACTGGCCAGGCTAGTTGCTTCAgacttttttcttttcataTCCCTTTGATAAGAATCAAGGTGTTTGATATCGCAGCACTAAAAACCAATCCTCAGTACGACCCGCTTGCATGTTAACTCGTCGCTACACAGAAATGTCCCATAGAGACAAGCGCAGTTTTTCATTTCCCTTCCAGTTCCCTGGCCTACTTTCATAAACACATTTGCCGACTTATTACAGGAGAGGCACCCTTGCGTGTCATATCTTTTGCTTGGCAGCTTTCTCTGCGGCCTGGGGAACTGGTTGCCGAATCCGAATGCTGACTACAAGCCTCCAACCCCATTTATCCCACAGTCTGAATCTTTCTCagcagttctgcttaccCTGGAAAACTGGAGACAACTGGAGGCGGGAACCGCTCTCTACGGGGGCATTCCTTGTCCGGCTGGGCATTACTGCGTAGCTGGAGCGACAGCACCCGCCGCATGTGGCAGGAACACAGCGAGGCTGGAGACGGGAGGACGATGGAAAAACGACTGCAGTCCTTGTCCGGCTGGGTAAGGCAAATGAGGCTGCATTTACTTAGTTAGTGCAGCTTCAATGTTGGACAGCTACTCCCTTATCCCTTACCACCGGATCCTTGTCACAGTGACTGTCGTCATGCCTTGTTTTCCAGTTCTGGGGAGAGTGACGTGCAGTTTTTGCTGCCGTCGCGCCGTATCTTGACTTCGGTACAGCCTGGCAGCTTCTTGAGAACCCGGGCCTgtgctttgttttttcctAAGTCACGCGAGGACTTGACTTAGCCGCCAGCTTCCCCCTGAAcgtccctcttcttcgaagTGCACTTGCCGTCTCGTTGTCAGTACGACCTCAGAGTACCGAAAGCGTCCTGCCGATATACCCTTTCGATACGCTCCATTGTGTCGTATTCTCCTTGATGTAtactttccttttctcgtaGATACTTTTGCAAAGACGACGAACCCGTCCCGTATCCATGCCCGCGCGGATACTACTGCCCCTTCGCTTCGAGGGACCCGACACCCTGTCCCCAGGGGACACTCAGCTctagagagaaggcagaaagccTTGGAGACTGTGTCAGCTGCCCGTCGGGGTACCACTGCAATGCTGGCACTTCAGATCTTGCAGACGATGGCCTACTCTGTCCTGCTGGGTACTACTGTCCAGAAGGAACAAAAGACCCCGTCCCTTGTATGCCAGGCACCTACAACGCCTTCACGGGCGGTACATCCGTGGACAGTTGCCTGCCTTGTCCCGGTAGGTCTCAAGTTTACAGTTCgttggagaaaaagagagaaaggcgtcgTAGGAACGCGTGCTAGCTTCGTTGCCAGCGAAGTTAAAGAACACCTTGTTCGCAGCTGGTACTGTTGCATTCAAGAGCATGCCGTCGTACTCGATGGTCTTTGATGTTCACATTGGTGTACCTCAAATCAAATAAACAGAGCCGCTACGGGATACAGGATACTGATGACGATTCCGGTAACGAGAGCAAGACAATCACAGCCTTTGTCACTGCTCTTCAGAACAGCTGGGGAACACCCACCGCAGTCCAGGAAGCCTAAACCGTATCATTTTGTATTTTTCCAGAAAGGCAATGCACACCTGGTGCTAGCAAGGTGAGAGCGACGGAAAGTAAGACAAAGACAAACTGGGTATCTTCTGTCTGCTCACCTGATTTCTCAGCTGgattcttctgcagctccgaAGGCACAGCGCGGCCTACCACCACCTGCCCCGCCGGTTACTATTGCCCCGCGGGCTCCATGTCTCCTGTGATTTGCCCTCCGTCTAGCTACTGTCCACTTCAATCAAGTGCGCCCAAGGCATGCGCTAAAGCTGGATTCTACTGCCCGCTTGGGACTCCCAGCCCAGAACCATGTCCCTCAGGAGCTGTGTGTGTGGTGGGGGCCACAGAGCCCGCACTGTGCCCGAAGGGGACGTATTTGCCGCCTTCGGCGCCGGGCGTCGTTGGCGGGTCTGAACAGGAATGCATCACCTGTCCTCTTGTGAGCATCTCTCATTCTGGCTCTGCCGCAAACTTGGGAGAGACTTGAAGACTCGAATACCCACTCG
This genomic interval carries:
- a CDS encoding GCC2 and GCC3 domain-containing protein (encoded by transcript TGME49_207875); amino-acid sequence: MHLFCECNLVWQSRQAKSMHAHELETYQIASSPPPIYLHASLFCTGFPARIQAVDDVSAWCWDKEALTWKGIEFHDKLTEPGMLRLVLTNTAKSSKIALQVSGENDSPVLIREVVLRADSTQTELPSKVAQPCPPGTYQDEQRQTACKQCPAGQFCSSFKTETPTPCPEGHYCPPGTVSPHLFPCPLGTFSNKQGVARVDECQPCPAGSYCASRGLTRPTGLCDAGHLCTGKSWLAAPTVTSVNPDIVVMEEGQPRLFSGFGMLCPVGFYCLEGAQTPSECPAGRQTAAAGAMREEECVPCEPGFYCPEPGVSLPCDAGYVCLEGATTATPADTTTGKQCDAGFYCPQGSFRMLPCRPGTTSAEGASSCTPCEAGNFCPWPGTPSGDADGVKQCPAGHACPAGSSRPIPCPVGTFQNDAGAEECNPCPEGFYCGEGGLTAATKKCFVGFVCGMGASTPSDWDNVYGVDGASSGRCPKGHKCSTEGGLPVACEPGTYQDSTASTECKICPPGKFCSTAGLHEPSGDCEGGFFCKAGAKTARPATEAEGGGICPVGWVCPQGSAAPQGCPPGQYTNRRGQETCQLCPAGKFCLKAGDPPQVCTSGHVCDGGSGVGNLCPAGSYFKISSEATTKGSCFPCTVGHYCRAGQIAGPCAPGFLCGLGNWLPNPNADYKPPTPFIPQSESFSAVLLTLENWRQLEAGTALYGGIPCPAGHYCVAGATAPAACGRNTARLETGGRWKNDCSPCPAGYFCKDDEPVPYPCPRGYYCPFASRDPTPCPQGTLSSREKAESLGDCVSCPSGYHCNAGTSDLADDGLLCPAGYYCPEGTKDPVPCMPGTYNAFTGGTSVDSCLPCPAGFFCSSEGTARPTTTCPAGYYCPAGSMSPVICPPSSYCPLQSSAPKACAKAGFYCPLGTPSPEPCPSGAVCVVGATEPALCPKGTYLPPSAPGVVGGSEQECITCPLGSFTDSFGSTSCSICSPGFLCYEGCSSSRPASKETDKGQPCPLGHYCLPGALEASPCPAGTAGMKEGLRAEEDCTLCQAGTFNELPGQSTCSMCGASSTSDPGSLTCNCKGENRMFQPSDKSCVCKPGFVFLKNGVDMASEDGEGNCYQVVHDRCGVGESRDASGECVDPSSTCVKHCGEGGGEFNEVAGLCMCFSSPSQIAECDLTCQRHAPRMLLSDDKFIVEETQSSGDVHTLAEIPLASLRPNRLAGTPTCTPGERCSVQLQDMTTGNSRTNVDTAKKSPHLSRGHFVSSGCLPVF